The nucleotide sequence TTATATCTACCTGATGTACGTGGTGGACCACTACCATTTGGTCAATTCCGGTTTGCCCGGATACAACGCCAGTTCGAACGACTACTACCGGGCCACCATTGGACGAATCACCCGCTACACCGCCAATGCAGCGGACGGCTTTCACACCGTCAATACCAACAGCCGTTTGATTCTGCTTGGAGAAAGGATCAGCAACGCTATTCCCATTCTGCACGAATCCCATGGTGTTGTCTCCCTGGTCTTTGGTGCCGACCGCACGCTGCTGGCCTCTTGCTGCGGGCCGACTCGTGGCAGGCGAGGCAGCTTGCCTGGACTGGGCGAAAACCGAGATGGTGCATCCAACGAGCAACAAGCCAGTCAGGGTTGTGGATTTCATGTGATCGGCGGATACCATTTCCAAACCATAATCGCAACGATCACGTCAAGGCCGGAGCTCGCTCCCCGCCTTCTATGCACGGGTAGTCACCACGGATTCACAATCGCGCATCGGCACCATGAACCGGATCTTCCCAAACTTTGTCGCATATGCGACAAAGTTTGGAAGACGTGACCACCGCGCAGCCTTGGAAATCCGACCGCGGAATCGTCGGACGCGTCAGGTTACGATCTTCTGACTCTGGCAAAACGGTTCGTCCCGGAAATGATCACATCCGTCGGAGGGACGGTTACTTCGGGATTGGACGCGTTGGTGCTGAGGAGGCTGAACCGATTGGTCGTTGCTAAATCATCAAGCCGCTGTCGGGTTTCGCTATTGGCGCCGCGAACGCCTTTGTTACATTGACCGTACGAACCTGGATCAAACTGAAATGAAACCCTGTTCATTTTTTCCAGCGCGGGATGTTTTCCTGAAATTCCTGCTCACTTTGGCAGTTATCCATCCGGCTTCGGCGGCTGACCCTCAAATCAAGCCCGTGCCGGCACGAGTGAGCGCCAAAGCGGAGGGCGACGACTTGGTGCTCACCTGGCAGGGCGATGAAACGATTGAGGTGGCGGTCTCCAAAAGTCGCGGATTGTTTCAAGTCCCGATGCGTATCAAGGTGAACAATCGCGAGGTCAGTCTGGGCGGGTTCTATGTTCACATCAATAACCGCACCAACGGATTTGTCGTCGAAAGCACGCGCGCAAGTCTGAACGACAATCGCATTGAAGTGGCGCAAGTGCTGCGGCATCCCACATTGACGGAGCCGACGAAAATAAACTTTGCGCTCTGGATGGAACCGCCGGACCGCGGCGTGAGAGTGCAGGTCGCGGTTGAAGGAAAGGGGCAGCACCTCGACCGATTGGGTCTGGGCGACCATCAAGGCGGCGGCCTCGAAGCCGAGCGGATGTTCTTTGGTCGGATGTACGTGTTGGATCAGCCGCAGGCTTTTGAACACGAGCACAATTACAACACCTGTCGATTCTGGTGCTGGACGATGGCCAACGGTCTGACTGAGTTGCAGGCGACCGGCGGGCCGGCCAAAGGCTTCAGGTTCGATCCGGCGTTGGGCCGTTACGATTTGTACAACTATTGCGAATCGCCGATCCAGTATCTGTTTTTCTTTACCGGCAAAGGTCCGAACGAAGCGATCGCCGAGTATCGGAAGACGATTCAGATCCCGGCGCCGTCAACGCTTTCACAATTGCCCGGGCGGGTCGGCATGATGACGGCGTATCCCATCGCCGAGCGCTATGAGGATTTCCTAGAGCAATGGACAGGTCGCGGCGCGCGGGATTTCGTCTGGCTCTCTTACTTTCCAACTCCGGGGGACCGGCAAAAGGTAGCGCCCTACGGTGCGCTCTACGCCACGTATGATCTTTATCTGGATTACTTTGCCGAGGGACCGCGCAAGGCGGCAGACTGGTCGGAGGACAAAGTTCAGTTTCGTGGCAACGGCAAGCGGGTGCGTGGGTATTGGGGTTCGTCGTGGCTGCGGCCGGAGTTGTATGTGATGGAAGCCACGCAGCGCGTGATGGGAGTGTTCGGTCACGAGTTCAACGACGACCAAGGCAAGCCGGGTTTCACATCGAGCAAGGCCACGCGGTACTCCAATCTGGCCATCACGCGGGCCGAGGTTGGACCGAACGCGCTGTATCTTGACGTGCATGCGTCCAAAGCGCCCCATCACTATTTCGATTCGAAAGGCGGCCACCACGGCGCGTGGGAACACCTGCGCGGCGAAAAGGCGTTGTTCGATTTTGCGCGCTCTTTCCTCGGAAACGTGCCGATCTGGTCGGAAGGCGGCGGCGAGGATTACGTCGGGCTGATGGATGGCGGTTGGTTCATGGATTACCGGCCACCGGAGGAACTGGGCATCAAATCCGCCAAGTGGCAGTACTTTCCGTTCATCGACCTGGTGCATCGGGAGCGGTTGTTGAACATGAGCATTTACTATCCGCCGGACCACTACGACACCAACATGGTGAATCTCGCGCTCCTGTTTGGCCGGCCGCAAGCCGTGTCGCTGTACTACGGCACCCGGCAGGACGACGTGGGTGGGCGCTTGCAGGTTTATTACATGACCAAAGCGTTTCATCAGATGCTGGGGTTGAGCCGGATGGAGCGAATCGATTTTCAGGACAACGACATCAACCGCTGCATTGTTTCGTATTCCAACGGCGCGCGCGCCTGGATCAACCGGAGCGGCGATGACTGGACAGTGGACGATTTCCAGCTTCCACCACTCGGGTATCTGGTGCGGGGACCGGGCGGCTTCCTGGAATATCGGGCGCGCAGGAACGGACAAATCGCGGACCACGTCCATTGCGACGAGTATGACTACTTCGCCTGTCCGAGGCCGATGGACTTTGGGCCGCTCATCATCGATGGCGCGGTAGCCGTTACCCGGGAGGGCGAGGATCGAGTCATCGTTTACGAAATTCTCAAACCGAATGGCATCACGCTCAGACTGGGTGAGTTGCCCGGCACCGACCGCGACCAGCGGGCGCTCCAAGCCAGGGCCGTGCTGACGCGCGACCGCCGTGTTGACCTGACCTTTCCGGAGTTCCGACAGCCCGCCGATCCCACCGACCAGCGCAAGCCCGGAAACCTGGTTCAACTTCGGCCCGTTGAGATGCGCGACGCGCTGCGTTACGAAATCCTTTTGACTCCGCGCAACATTTCCAAGCCGAAGTGAGGTGTCGGCTCCAGACCACAGGGGGAAGGCCGCCATTTGAGAGGCTTAAGAACGTTTTCAAGTTCTCCTTCCCGTCCAGAACAAATTCGCCGAAACCATTTTGTGAAAATCCGACACAGCTTGGCCGGATTTCACGCTGCGACCCCTCGTATGAGTTGTGCTTGGCGTGGCTCAGTTAACAGCTACGATTGGTTCCGTTATCGGGCATGAAACTTCAAACGCACCACGGCAAAGTCGGTTTGTTCGGTATCGGCCTCGCCGCGTACTGGCCGCAGTTCAACGGGCTTAAGCAACGGCTCGAGGGCTACCAGAAAACCGTCGTGCAGCGGCTCGGCGAATTCTGTGAAGTGGTGGATGCGGGGCTCGTCGATACGGCACCCAAAGCAGCGGCTGCGGGTGAACGGTTCGCGCGGGAATCCGTTGAACTCGTTGTTTGCTACGTCGCGACTTATGCGACCAGCAGCCAGGTTTTGCCCGCGGTGCAGAAAGCTCATGTGCCGGTGCTGATCCTGAACCTGCAGCCGGTCAGCGCGC is from Verrucomicrobiota bacterium and encodes:
- a CDS encoding PQQ-dependent sugar dehydrogenase translates to MVLLLKFAFCPPALIESGRFGMMTETLRLLQATTRFKRAQSILVSLVCFGVLSSVRVYATTLPADFVEQTIGGTWNEAVGLTVAPDGRMFVWERAGRVWIVENGTNKLAQPLIDINDEVAGYRDFGLLGFALDPNFHTNGYIYLMYVVDHYHLVNSGLPGYNASSNDYYRATIGRITRYTANAADGFHTVNTNSRLILLGERISNAIPILHESHGVVSLVFGADRTLLASCCGPTRGRRGSLPGLGENRDGASNEQQASQGCGFHVIGGYHFQTIIATITSRPELAPRLLCTGSHHGFTIAHRHHEPDLPKLCRICDKVWKT